Proteins found in one Pyrus communis chromosome 15, drPyrComm1.1, whole genome shotgun sequence genomic segment:
- the LOC137717121 gene encoding uncharacterized protein, with translation MANLAKLDFVTLNITGKNYLAWVMDAKIYLEVRNLRETIKEENSASSQDRAKAMIFIRRHLDEGPKSEYLTVKDLLTLWKALRNKYNHQKKKKMVILPRARYEWTHLRIQDFKLVAEYNSAMFKISSQMKLYGETITEEDMLEKTFSTFHASNVLL, from the coding sequence atggcaaacttggcaaaacttgattttgttaCCCTGAACATTACAGGGAAGAACTACCTTGCCTGGGTAATGGATGCCAAGATCTATCTGGAAGTAAGGAATCTTAGAGAAACAATCAAGGAAGAGAATAGTGCATCTTCTCAAGATCGGGCGAaggccatgatctttatccGTCGCCACCTTGATGAAGGACCAAAGAGCGAATACCTAACGGTTAAAGATCTATTAACCCTCTGGAAGGCACTGAGAAATAAATataatcaccaaaaaaaaaaaaaaatggtgattcttccaagggctcgttatgagtggactcacctgaggatccaggatttcaagttagtggctgagtacaattctgcgaTGTTCAAAATTAGCTCCCAGATGAAGCTCTATGGGGAAACCATCACTGAGGAAGATATGTTAGAAAAGACTTTCAGCACCTTTCATGCCTCTAATGTGCTCCTGTAG
- the LOC137717122 gene encoding ABSCISIC ACID-INSENSITIVE 5-like protein 3 has product MDDRTLGSGNGGDQRPQFPPLANLDGVQSQLGNIGSKPLNGMHFDELLKNVISADEGQLLQNPNSSSFPTSFFLGNLNGALSKKSADEVWKGISHHEHANAAANESLHQRTIRETAATPEHFLVRTGAINLGNQNAMMNAQPVMGIDPAVTLSQPADWFQFQVSSVQQRMTMLDSNFKVFESVYDNSAVNNLDYSENQAGMSMPMPAISASSSESQATAERKRHFSDEIKEKTIERRQKRMIKNRESAARSRARKQAYTSQLEHEVFRLRKMNSWLKKQKEVEMILSSNPTSMPKYQLRRTSSAPF; this is encoded by the exons ATGGATGACAGGACTTTGGGGTCTGGAAATGGAGGTGATCAGAGGCCGCAGTTTCCTCCTTTGGCTAATTTGGATGGGGTTCAAAGCCAGCTCGGAAATATAGGCAGCAAGCCTTTGAATGGTATGCATTTTGATGAGTTACTTAAAAATGTGATATCAGCTGATGAAGGGCAGCTgctacaaaaccctaattcttcctCTTTTCCCACTTCGTTTTTTCTCGGGAATTTGAATGGAGCATTGAGTAAGAAGAGTGCTGATGAAGTATGGAAGGGGATTTCTCACCATGAGCATGCCAATGCTGCGGCCAACGAATCGTTGCACCAACGTACTATTAGGGAGACAGCAGCTACACCTGAACATTTTTTAGTTCGCACCGGCGCCATTAACTTAGGAAACCAAAATGCAATGATGAATGCTCAGCCGGTTATGGGTATTGATCCAGCGGTTACGTTGTCGCAGCCGGCAGATTGGTTTCAGTTTCAAGTGTCTTCTGTTCAGCAGCGAATGACAATGCTGGATTCAAATTTCAAGGTTTTTGAATCAGTGTATGATAACTCAGCTGTGAATAATCTTGATTACTCGGAGAACCAAGCGGGCATGTCAATGCCAATGCCTGCAATATCAGCATCGTCTTCAGAATCTCAAGCAACCGCTGAGAGGAAGCGCCATTTTTCTGATGAAATCAAGGAGAAAACGATAGAAAGGAGGCAGAAGCGGATGATCAAGAACCGTGAGTCAGCTGCCAGGTCTAGGGCAAGAAAGCAG GCTTATACCAGCCAGTTGGAGCATGAAGTATTCCGGTTGAGAAAAATGAATAGCTGGCTCAAAAAGCAAAAG GAGGTGGAAATGATCTTATCTTCAAACCCTACTTCTATGCCTAAATACCAACTCCGGCGAACCAGTTCGGCTCCCTTCTAG
- the LOC137717471 gene encoding uncharacterized protein, with the protein METKSRTSTSRGASAAVQLLEATFGHFFLLTCAWDALLANLLTAAALLSLPQDPSALSTTCGKKSHGDDEGEHSNSKAVDGDEDGDKDKIGDGGFGDTEEELSSEDGGGAGDNPNRKSNNSKASPGGEGGEVGEEVGEEGEEEDGNENDHDGEDDGDDGDDGDEGNEDDDDNDDDDEGEVKDEEEIVDEDEPEDDEEEDEEEALQPPKKRKK; encoded by the exons ATGGAGACCAAAAGCCGTACGTCGACGAGTCGTGGTGCTTCTGCTGCCGTTCAACTACTTGAAGCTACGTTTGGTCACTTCTTCTTGCTAACGTGCGCCTGGGATGCTCTTCTTGCGAATCTGCTCACCGCCGCTGCCTTGCTCTCTCTGCCTCAA GATCCTTCTGCGCTCTCAACCACCTGTGGAAAGAAAAGTCACGGAGACGATGAGGGCGAACATTCCAACTCCAAAGCAGTTGATGGTGACGAAGATGGAGACAAAGATAAGATCGGTGATGGCGGCTTTGGAGACACTGAAGAGGAGCTATCTTCGGAAGACGGAGGAGGCGCTGGGGACAATCCTAATCGGAAAAGCAACAATTCCAAAGCCAGCCCTGGAGGAGAAGGCGGAGAAGTAGGCGAAGAAGTAGGCGAAGAAGGTGAAGAGGAAGATGGCAATGAGAATGATCACGACGGTGAGGATGATGGGGATGATGGGGATGATGGGGATGAAGGCAATGAAGATGATGACGAcaatgacgatgatgatgaggGTGAGGTCAAGGACGAGGAGGAAATTGTGGACGAGGATGAACcggaggatgatgaagaagagGACGAGGAAGAGGCCCTTCAGCCCcctaagaagaggaagaagtgA
- the LOC137717470 gene encoding uncharacterized protein → MNRKSSNCAICENSNLASICAVCVNYRLNEYNNSLKALKSRRDSLYSRLTEVLVAKGKADDQINWRLLQNEKLVRLREKLRRNKEQLVQGKAKIEKASHDRKVKDGVLESALFVLGKNRAEQLDKFYPNLIYTQNLGHMAITSERLHKQSVVIKQICKLFPQRRVIVDEKKNYGSGGLYDQICNTCLPRGLDPHSVPSEELAASLGYMVQLLNLVVQNLAAPALHNSGFAGSCSRIWQRDSYWNACPSSRSNEYPLFIPRQNYCSSIGENSWSDKSSSNNFGVDSIESVRKPHLDSSGGSFNYTSASSHTVETHNDLQRGISLLKKSVACITAYCYNSLCLDVPSELSTFEAFAKLLATLSSSKEVHSVFSLKLACSRSCKQVQQLNKSVWNVDSAISSTTLLDSTHAMALTKNLYEKNLPNYSTTFLSSTELSDGKNESLIEEWDLVERPTFPPPPSQPEDIEHWTRAMIIDAKRK, encoded by the exons ATGAACCGGAAATCTAGTAATTGTGCTATTTGTGAGAATTCAAATCTTGCTTCTATCTGTGCTGTTTGTGTGAATTACAG ATTAAATGAGTATAACAATTCACTGAAGGCACTGAAAAGTCGTCGCGATTCATTGTATTCAAGATTGACTGAAGTGCTTGTCGCAAAG GGTAAGGCCGATGATCAAATAAATTGGAGACTGCTTCAAAATGAGAAGCTTGTGAGGTTAAGGGAAAAGCTCCGGCGTAATAAAGAACAGCTTGTGCAAG GGAAGGCTAAGATTGAGAAGGCGTCCCATGACCGTAAAGTCAAGGATGGGGTGCTTGAATCAGCCCTCTTTGTG TTGGGAAAGAATCGTGCGGAACAACTGGATAAGTTCTATCCCAACCTTATATACACTCAGAACTTAGGGCAT ATGGCCATTACCTCTGAACGCCTTCATAAACAGTCAGtagttataaaacaaatatgCAAATTGTTTCCCCAACGTCGG GTGATTGtagatgaaaagaaaaattatggaTCTGGTGGTTTATACGATCAAATTTGCAATACATGCTTACCAAGAGGGCTAGATCCACACTCAGTTCCATCAGAAGAGCTTGCTGCTTCCTTGGG GTACATGGTTCAACTCCTGAATCTTGTTGTTCAGAACTTAGCTGCTCCAGCACTTCATAACTCAGGTTTTGCG GGTTCTTGCTCTAGGATATGGCAAAGAGATTCTTATTGGAATGCGTGCCCTTCTTCTCGGAG CAATGAATATCCCCTATTTATACCACGCCAAAATTATTGCTCCAGTATTGGGGAAAATTCTTGGTCTGACAAAAGCTCAAGTAATAATTTTGGTGTTGATTCAATAGAATCTGTGAGGAAACCACATCTGGATTCTTCTGGTGGTAGCTTTAATTACACTTCCGCTTCTTCACACACTGTTGAAACGCACAATGATTTGCAGAGAGGGATTTCACTTCTTAAGAAAAGTGTCGCATGCATTACAGCGTACTGCTATAATTCACTATGTTTAGATGTTCCTTCTGAGTTATCTACATTTGAAGCATTTGCAAAATTGTTGGCCACATTATCTTCTTCCAAGGAAGTTCATTCTGTGTTCTCGTTAAAATTGGCTTGCTCAAG GTCATGTAAGCAAGTTCAGCAACTAAACAAATCTGTGTGGAATGTGGATTCGGCCATATCGTCAACCACTCTATTGGATAGCACACATGCAATGGCACTAACG AAAAACTTGTATGAAAAAAACCTTCCAAATTATTCCACCACCTTTCTTAGCTCCACTGAGTTGTCAGATGGGAAGAATGAGTCCCTTATTGAAGAATGGGATCTCGTGGAACGTCCTACTTTTCCGCCTCCACCATCACAGCCCGAGGATATTGAGCATTGGACGCGAGCCATGATCATCGATGCTAAAAGAAAATGA